One Hordeum vulgare subsp. vulgare chromosome 4H, MorexV3_pseudomolecules_assembly, whole genome shotgun sequence DNA window includes the following coding sequences:
- the LOC123446208 gene encoding transcription repressor OFP8-like, with amino-acid sequence MSSTGARRGVGSGGGGGGHFPVGRRRHVAVVDTGCSCRPRRPRMLLSLPSFLKPSSASKPPAAPARSTSSSSLFPSSSSTASFSTSYASSNCSNYYSSYHGFGAASKLHQQQEHLPSAQEVPAGTPASPVKRQPASMKKKQKKRYYAENKAGTAEAGPEEDVGLAVEKDSSDPRADFRESMVQMVVETGLCSWDDLRSMLRRLLALNSPRHHAAILTAFAELCAQLASPPPPAASSYHYQL; translated from the coding sequence ATGTCGTCAACGGGAGCGCGCAGGGGCGTTggcagcggcggtggcggcggcgggcacTTTCCGGTCGGCCGGCGCCGCCACGTGGCGGTGGTCGACACCGGGTGCAGCTGCCGCCCGCGCCGCCCCAGGATGCTGCTCAGTCTGCCGTCTTTCCTCAAGCCTTCCTCCGCGAGCAAGCCACCGGCGGCACCGGCGAGGAGCACCAGCTCGTCCAGCCTCTTCCCGTCGTCCTCCTCCACCGCTTCCTTCTCCACAAGCTACGCCTCCTCCAACTGCTCCAACTACTATTCCTCCTATCATGGCTTCGGCGCCGCTTCCAAGCTGCATCAGCAGCAAGAGCACCTTCCCTCCGCCCAGGAGGTGCCGGCTGGGACGCCGGCCTCGCCGGTCAAGAGGCAGCCGGCGAGcatgaagaagaagcagaagaagaggtATTACGCGGAGAATAAAGCAGGTACGGCAGAAGCGGGGCcggaggaggacgtggggctggCGGTGGAGAAAGACTCGTCGGACCCTCGCGCCGACTTCCGGGAGAGCATGGTGCAGATGGTGGTGGAGACGGGGCTGTGTAGCTGGGACGACCTCCGCAGCATGCTCCGCCGCCTGCTCGCCCTCAACTCGCCGCGCCACCACGCCGCCATCCTCACCGCCTTCGCCGAGCTCTGCGCCCAGCTAGCCTCACCGCCCCCGCCGGCGGCATCGTCCTACCACTACCAGCTCTAG